The following proteins are encoded in a genomic region of Stutzerimonas balearica DSM 6083:
- the cmk gene encoding (d)CMP kinase: protein MSQQAPVITIDGPSGSGKGTIAALLAERLGWVFLDSGALYRLLALAAQKHGVSLSDGAALASLAVGLDVVFEPAVPGQGMTIRLEGDNVTEAIRNENVGAGASQVAALGEVRQALLQRQQAFRQLPGLVADGRDMGTVVFPDASLKIFLTASAEERARRRFLQLKARGDDVNLASLLEEIRARDERDTQREVAPLKPAADAVELDSTSLSIEQVLQRILDEAAARSLS, encoded by the coding sequence ATGAGCCAGCAGGCTCCGGTTATCACCATCGATGGGCCCAGTGGATCGGGCAAGGGCACGATCGCGGCATTACTTGCCGAGCGGTTAGGGTGGGTGTTTCTCGATTCCGGCGCGCTCTATCGCCTGCTCGCGTTGGCTGCGCAAAAGCATGGTGTATCGCTGAGTGATGGTGCCGCGCTGGCGTCGCTGGCGGTAGGTCTCGATGTGGTTTTCGAGCCTGCGGTGCCAGGTCAGGGCATGACCATCCGGCTCGAAGGCGATAACGTCACCGAGGCAATCCGAAACGAAAATGTCGGTGCTGGCGCCTCTCAGGTGGCGGCACTCGGCGAGGTACGTCAGGCATTGCTGCAAAGGCAGCAGGCCTTCCGTCAATTGCCGGGGCTGGTCGCCGACGGGCGCGACATGGGTACCGTGGTGTTTCCCGACGCTTCCTTGAAGATTTTTCTCACGGCCAGTGCCGAGGAACGCGCCAGAAGGCGTTTCCTTCAGTTGAAGGCAAGAGGTGATGATGTTAATCTCGCGAGTCTTCTTGAGGAGATTCGGGCGCGCGATGAGCGCGATACCCAACGCGAGGTGGCACCATTGAAGCCGGCAGCAGACGCTGTCGAACTCGATTCCACTTCGCTCTCCATCGAGCAGGTGCTGCAACGAATTCTGGACGAGGCCGCCGCGCGCAGTCTGTCCTGA
- the rpsA gene encoding 30S ribosomal protein S1 has translation MSESFAELFEESLKSLDMQPGAIITGIVVDIDGDWVTVHAGLKSEGVIPVEQFYNEQGELTIKVGDEVHVALDAVEDGFGETKLSREKAKRAESWIVLEAAFAAEEVVKGVINGKVKGGFTVDINGIRAFLPGSLVDVRPVRDTTHLEGKELEFKVIKLDQKRNNVVVSRRSVLEAENSAEREALLESLQEGQVVKGIVKNLTDYGAFVDLGGVDGLLHITDMAWKRIKHPSEIVNVGDEIDVKVLKFDRERNRVSLGLKQLGEDPWVAIKARYPEGTRVMARVTNLTDYGCFAELEEGVEGLVHVSEMDWTNKNIHPSKVVQVGDEVEVMVLDIDEERRRISLGIKQCKSNPWEDFSAQFNKGDRISGTIKSITDFGIFIGLEGGIDGLVHLSDISWNEAGEEAVRRFKKGDELETVILSVDPERERISLGIKQLEDDPFSNYVSLNDKGSIVRGTVKEVDAKGAVIDLGNDIEATLKASEISRDRVEDARNVLKEGDEVEAKIINIDRKSRVINLSIKSKDVEDEKDAMNQLRSKQEVESTGPTTIGDLIRAQMENQN, from the coding sequence ATGAGCGAAAGCTTCGCAGAACTATTTGAAGAAAGCCTGAAATCCCTCGACATGCAGCCGGGTGCCATCATCACCGGCATCGTGGTCGACATCGACGGTGACTGGGTCACCGTGCATGCCGGCCTGAAGTCCGAGGGCGTCATCCCGGTCGAGCAGTTCTACAACGAGCAGGGCGAGCTGACCATCAAGGTGGGTGACGAGGTCCACGTTGCTCTGGACGCGGTCGAAGATGGCTTTGGCGAAACCAAGCTGTCCCGTGAAAAGGCCAAGCGCGCGGAATCCTGGATTGTTCTGGAAGCGGCTTTCGCTGCTGAAGAAGTGGTCAAGGGCGTCATCAACGGCAAGGTCAAGGGCGGTTTCACCGTCGACATCAACGGCATCCGTGCATTCCTGCCGGGTTCGCTGGTCGATGTCCGTCCGGTTCGAGACACCACGCACCTGGAAGGCAAAGAGCTCGAGTTCAAGGTCATCAAGCTCGACCAGAAGCGCAACAACGTTGTCGTTTCCCGCCGCAGCGTGCTGGAAGCCGAGAACAGCGCCGAGCGTGAGGCTCTGCTGGAGTCCCTGCAGGAAGGCCAGGTCGTCAAGGGTATCGTCAAGAACCTCACCGACTACGGTGCGTTCGTCGACCTGGGCGGCGTGGATGGTCTGCTGCACATCACCGATATGGCCTGGAAGCGTATCAAGCATCCGTCCGAGATCGTCAACGTCGGCGACGAGATCGATGTCAAGGTGCTGAAGTTCGACCGCGAGCGCAACCGCGTATCGCTGGGTCTGAAGCAGCTGGGCGAAGACCCATGGGTCGCCATCAAGGCTCGTTATCCGGAAGGCACCCGCGTCATGGCTCGCGTCACCAACCTCACCGACTACGGCTGCTTCGCCGAGCTGGAAGAGGGTGTCGAGGGTCTGGTGCACGTGTCCGAAATGGACTGGACCAACAAGAACATCCACCCGTCGAAGGTCGTACAGGTCGGCGACGAAGTGGAAGTCATGGTCCTGGATATCGACGAAGAGCGTCGTCGTATCTCCCTGGGCATCAAGCAGTGCAAGTCCAACCCGTGGGAAGACTTCTCTGCCCAGTTCAACAAGGGCGACCGCATCTCCGGCACCATCAAGTCGATCACCGATTTCGGTATCTTCATCGGCCTGGAAGGCGGTATCGACGGTCTGGTTCACCTGTCGGACATCTCCTGGAACGAAGCGGGCGAAGAAGCTGTGCGTCGCTTCAAGAAGGGCGACGAGCTGGAAACCGTCATCCTTTCCGTTGACCCGGAGCGCGAGCGCATCTCCCTGGGTATCAAGCAACTGGAAGATGATCCGTTCTCCAACTATGTCAGCCTGAACGACAAGGGCAGCATCGTTCGCGGCACCGTGAAGGAAGTTGATGCCAAGGGTGCGGTGATCGACCTGGGCAACGATATCGAAGCCACCCTCAAGGCTTCCGAAATCAGCCGTGATCGCGTTGAAGACGCGCGCAACGTGCTGAAGGAAGGTGATGAGGTCGAGGCCAAGATCATCAACATCGATCGCAAGTCCCGCGTCATCAACCTGTCCATCAAGTCCAAGGATGTCGAGGACGAGAAGGACGCGATGAACCAGCTGCGCAGCAAGCAGGAAGTCGAAAGCACTGGTCCGACCACCATTGGTGATCTGATCCGCGCTCAGATGGAAAACCAGAACTAA
- a CDS encoding MarR family winged helix-turn-helix transcriptional regulator, protein MPDLKKSTTQRQIMETFFLGYQAFTAKPDEILARRGLSRVHHRILFFIGSYPNLNVKELLGYLGVSKQALNIPLRQLVEMHLVESLPAEEDKRKRILRFTAEGAKLEQQLRREQVRLLEKVFAEIGEQAVESWLAVNHSLSVRGHKHR, encoded by the coding sequence ATGCCTGACCTAAAAAAAAGCACTACGCAACGACAGATCATGGAGACCTTCTTTCTCGGCTACCAGGCGTTCACCGCCAAGCCAGACGAGATTCTCGCGCGCCGGGGCCTGTCGCGTGTCCATCACCGGATTCTGTTCTTCATCGGTAGCTACCCCAACCTGAACGTCAAGGAACTGCTCGGCTATCTGGGGGTGAGCAAACAGGCGCTGAATATCCCGCTGCGCCAATTGGTCGAGATGCATCTGGTCGAAAGCCTGCCTGCCGAGGAAGACAAGCGTAAGCGCATCCTGCGCTTCACCGCCGAAGGCGCGAAGCTAGAACAGCAACTGCGCCGCGAGCAGGTCAGGCTATTGGAGAAAGTCTTTGCCGAAATCGGCGAGCAAGCGGTGGAAAGCTGGCTGGCGGTGAACCATTCGCTCTCGGTGCGCGGACACAAGCATCGCTGA
- a CDS encoding aminotransferase-like domain-containing protein, protein MPFSERIDRLKSSLIREILAAAQRPEVMSFAGGLPAEPMLPAVDWSQMPASLGQYGMSEGEPELREVIAAQARLLGVPCDASQVLILSGSQQALDLASKLFIDPGTEVLVEAPTYLAALQSFQLFGADCLAVAQEADGPCLSDLRARLARHKPAFAYLIPTFQNPSGVRYSEAKRDAVAALLDEFEVTLLEDEPYRELVFDEGMASPIVGRLRKASWIYTGTVSKTLLPGLRVGYLIASPDLYPYLLRLKQSADLHTNRIGQWQALQWLGSAAYADHLAALRSFYRERRDAMQAALQEHFSELANWEVPQGGLFFWLALKQPLDTRTLLRPALAEDVAFMPGEPFFVDPERNPGYLRLNFSHVAPERLSEGVRRLAAVIRDAQAARAA, encoded by the coding sequence ATGCCTTTCTCCGAACGTATCGATCGCCTGAAAAGCTCGCTTATCCGCGAGATCCTCGCTGCAGCGCAGCGCCCGGAAGTCATGTCGTTTGCCGGTGGGTTGCCGGCAGAGCCGATGCTGCCTGCGGTCGATTGGTCGCAAATGCCGGCGAGCCTCGGGCAGTACGGCATGAGCGAAGGGGAGCCCGAGCTTCGTGAAGTCATCGCCGCCCAGGCGCGGCTGCTCGGCGTGCCCTGCGATGCCAGCCAGGTACTCATTCTCAGTGGCTCGCAGCAGGCGCTGGACCTCGCTTCGAAGCTGTTTATCGACCCCGGTACCGAGGTCCTCGTCGAGGCGCCCACCTATCTGGCTGCGCTGCAATCGTTCCAGCTGTTCGGAGCCGACTGTCTGGCCGTTGCGCAGGAGGCGGACGGCCCGTGCCTGAGCGACCTCCGTGCACGCCTGGCGCGTCACAAGCCGGCATTCGCTTATCTGATCCCGACCTTCCAGAATCCATCCGGCGTGCGTTATAGCGAAGCGAAGCGCGACGCGGTGGCTGCGTTGCTCGATGAGTTCGAAGTCACTCTGCTCGAGGATGAGCCCTACCGCGAACTGGTATTCGATGAAGGCATGGCCAGCCCAATCGTCGGCCGGCTGCGCAAGGCCAGCTGGATCTACACCGGCACGGTGTCCAAGACGCTCCTGCCTGGCCTGCGAGTGGGCTACCTGATTGCGTCGCCCGACCTGTATCCCTATTTGCTGCGACTCAAGCAGTCGGCTGATCTACACACCAATCGCATCGGCCAGTGGCAAGCCCTGCAGTGGTTGGGCAGCGCCGCCTATGCGGACCATCTGGCTGCGCTCAGGTCGTTTTACCGAGAACGCCGCGATGCCATGCAGGCCGCGCTGCAGGAGCATTTCTCCGAACTGGCGAACTGGGAGGTCCCTCAGGGCGGCTTGTTCTTCTGGCTCGCGCTGAAGCAACCGCTAGACACACGCACCTTGCTTCGGCCTGCCTTGGCCGAAGACGTCGCGTTCATGCCGGGCGAGCCTTTCTTCGTCGATCCGGAACGCAACCCGGGCTACCTGCGGCTCAATTTCAGCCACGTTGCGCCAGAGCGTCTTAGCGAAGGCGTGCGGCGACTGGCAGCGGTGATTCGCGACGCGCAAGCGGCGCGGGCGGCTTAG
- a CDS encoding glutathione S-transferase family protein has product MYKVYGDYRSGNCYKVKLMLHLLQQPYEWVPVNILRGETRSEDFLKKNPNGKIPVLELDDGSCLWESNAILNFLAEGSEFLPREPRLRTQVLQWQFFEQYSHEPYIAVARYIKVYLGLPEERKAEYEARLFDGYHALNVMEQQLLRTPFLVGDRYSIADVALYAYTHVAPEGGFDLTDYPAIREWLARVASHPRHVGMFD; this is encoded by the coding sequence ATGTACAAGGTTTACGGCGATTACCGGTCGGGCAACTGCTACAAGGTCAAGCTGATGCTGCATCTGCTGCAGCAGCCTTATGAGTGGGTGCCGGTGAATATCCTGCGCGGCGAGACTCGTTCGGAGGATTTCCTGAAGAAGAATCCCAACGGCAAGATTCCGGTGCTCGAGCTCGACGATGGTTCGTGCCTATGGGAGTCCAACGCGATTCTCAATTTTCTGGCCGAGGGAAGCGAGTTCCTTCCGCGTGAGCCGCGTTTGCGCACTCAGGTGCTGCAGTGGCAGTTCTTCGAGCAGTACAGCCACGAGCCCTATATTGCGGTGGCGCGCTACATCAAGGTCTACCTTGGGCTGCCGGAGGAGCGTAAGGCTGAATACGAGGCCCGCTTGTTCGACGGCTACCATGCACTGAATGTGATGGAGCAGCAGCTGTTGCGCACACCGTTCCTGGTTGGCGATCGTTATTCGATTGCGGATGTGGCGCTGTATGCGTACACGCATGTAGCGCCCGAGGGCGGCTTCGACCTGACCGATTATCCGGCCATCCGTGAATGGCTGGCACGGGTCGCCAGCCATCCACGTCACGTGGGTATGTTCGACTGA
- the folE gene encoding GTP cyclohydrolase I FolE: protein MSLEHNYTQILTQLGEDVSREGLLDTPKRAAKAMQYLCKGYQQTLEEVTNGALFSSDNSEMVLVKNIELYSLCEHHMLPFIGKAHVAYLPAGKVLGLSKVARIVDMYARRLQIQENLTREIAEAVQQVTGAAGVAVVIEAQHMCMMMRGVEKQNSSMVTSVMLGQFRDNAATRSEFLGLVK, encoded by the coding sequence ATGTCACTGGAACACAATTACACCCAGATCCTCACTCAGCTCGGTGAGGACGTCTCTCGCGAGGGCCTGCTCGACACGCCCAAACGCGCCGCCAAAGCCATGCAGTACCTGTGCAAGGGCTATCAGCAGACGCTGGAAGAAGTTACCAACGGCGCGCTGTTCAGCTCCGACAACAGCGAAATGGTGCTGGTCAAGAACATCGAGCTTTATTCGCTCTGCGAGCATCACATGCTGCCGTTCATCGGCAAGGCGCATGTCGCCTACCTGCCTGCCGGCAAGGTGCTGGGGCTGTCGAAAGTTGCGCGGATCGTCGACATGTACGCGCGCCGCCTGCAGATCCAGGAAAACCTTACCCGCGAGATCGCCGAGGCGGTTCAGCAGGTCACCGGTGCCGCGGGCGTTGCAGTGGTCATCGAGGCCCAGCACATGTGCATGATGATGCGCGGCGTGGAGAAACAGAACTCCTCGATGGTTACCTCGGTCATGCTCGGCCAGTTCCGTGACAACGCGGCGACTCGCAGCGAGTTCCTCGGCCTGGTCAAGTAA
- a CDS encoding Smr/MutS family protein has protein sequence MQNDQDDDFSLFQAAVRGVKPITHDRAETGKPRNNRQQIAERRANASMSTEAIRVDGLSDQFVIDVGAEDELYWARDGVQDGQMRKLKAGQIAFEGSLDLHGLTVEKARQQLWDFIAEATRYEIRCVRVTHGKAARLDGKRPLIKSHVNTWLRQHPQVLGFASCLPRHGGTGALYVMLKRTMLEGRDE, from the coding sequence ATGCAGAACGATCAAGATGACGACTTTTCCCTATTCCAGGCTGCAGTACGCGGCGTGAAGCCGATCACGCACGACCGGGCCGAAACAGGCAAACCGCGTAATAACAGGCAGCAGATCGCCGAGCGTCGCGCCAACGCGAGTATGAGTACCGAGGCGATCCGCGTCGACGGCCTTTCGGACCAGTTCGTCATTGATGTGGGCGCGGAAGACGAGCTGTACTGGGCCCGAGACGGTGTCCAGGACGGCCAGATGCGCAAGCTCAAGGCGGGCCAGATAGCTTTTGAAGGCAGCCTGGATCTTCATGGCCTGACGGTGGAAAAGGCGCGCCAGCAGCTTTGGGATTTCATCGCTGAAGCAACTCGCTATGAAATTCGCTGTGTGCGGGTCACGCACGGCAAGGCTGCCCGGCTGGATGGCAAGCGACCTCTGATCAAAAGCCACGTCAACACCTGGCTGCGTCAGCATCCGCAGGTACTGGGGTTCGCGTCCTGCCTGCCACGCCATGGTGGGACAGGCGCCCTCTACGTCATGCTCAAGCGGACGATGCTCGAAGGCCGCGACGAATGA
- a CDS encoding cysteine hydrolase family protein, with protein sequence MTKPQTMLQLSGRSYAPATLANATLLVIDVQEEYRSGVLALPALGTALPEITRLLAAAREAGAPVVHVHHLGISGGLFDPQGFRGQIMPEAAPLAGETIVAKRLPNAFAGTDLHELLQQHGRLDLIVCGFMTHSSISTTVRAAKDYGYRCTLVDSACATRDLPMGEGTVDADQVHRMEMTILADNFAVCVPNTEALTR encoded by the coding sequence ATGACCAAGCCACAGACCATGCTTCAACTGAGTGGCCGCAGCTATGCACCTGCGACGCTGGCCAACGCCACCTTGCTGGTCATCGACGTACAAGAGGAATACCGCAGCGGCGTGCTGGCGTTGCCCGCGCTGGGCACGGCGCTGCCCGAGATCACCCGCCTGCTCGCCGCGGCCCGGGAAGCCGGCGCGCCCGTGGTGCACGTCCATCATCTCGGCATTTCCGGCGGCCTGTTCGATCCGCAGGGTTTTCGCGGCCAGATCATGCCCGAGGCAGCCCCGCTAGCCGGCGAGACCATAGTCGCCAAGCGGCTGCCCAACGCCTTCGCCGGCACCGACCTGCATGAACTGCTGCAGCAACACGGTCGTCTGGACCTGATCGTCTGCGGTTTCATGACCCATTCGAGCATCAGCACCACCGTGCGTGCGGCAAAGGACTATGGCTACCGTTGCACGCTGGTCGACAGCGCTTGTGCAACCCGAGACCTGCCCATGGGTGAAGGCACTGTCGATGCCGATCAGGTCCATCGGATGGAAATGACCATTCTGGCGGACAACTTCGCCGTCTGCGTACCCAACACCGAGGCGCTGACCCGCTGA
- the prmB gene encoding 50S ribosomal protein L3 N(5)-glutamine methyltransferase, with protein MIVSPSRLQTLRDYIRWAVSRFHEHEVYFGHGTDNAWDEARLLVLGGLHLPWAMADAYLDCRLEEAECLHLNELLRRRIEERVPAAYLLGEAWFCGLPFIVDERVLVPRSPIAEYIERQFAPWLPKTPARILDLCTGSGCIGIACAYEFPDAEVVLADLSYDALEVANLNIEQHELEGRVYTVQSDGFDGLPGQRFDLIVSNPPYVDLEDFASMPDEYQHEPELGLACGDDGLDLVRRMLAEAADHLTDDGLLVVEVGNSQVHVEALYPEVDFTWLEFQRGGHGVFLLAAQQCREHQALFRQRLVPTGR; from the coding sequence ATGATCGTTTCGCCCTCGCGTCTGCAAACGCTGCGTGACTACATCCGTTGGGCGGTCAGCCGCTTTCACGAGCATGAGGTCTATTTTGGGCATGGCACGGACAACGCCTGGGATGAGGCGCGCCTGCTGGTCCTCGGTGGGTTGCACCTGCCATGGGCGATGGCCGATGCGTACCTCGACTGCCGGCTCGAAGAAGCCGAGTGTCTTCACCTGAACGAGCTGTTGCGCCGACGTATCGAAGAACGTGTGCCGGCGGCCTATCTGCTGGGGGAGGCCTGGTTCTGTGGCTTGCCGTTTATCGTCGATGAGCGCGTGCTGGTGCCGCGCTCACCGATCGCCGAATACATCGAGCGCCAGTTCGCCCCATGGTTGCCCAAGACGCCGGCGCGCATCCTCGATCTGTGCACCGGCTCGGGCTGCATTGGTATCGCCTGTGCCTATGAGTTTCCAGACGCCGAGGTGGTGCTCGCCGATCTGTCGTACGACGCACTCGAAGTGGCCAACCTGAACATCGAGCAGCACGAGCTGGAAGGGCGGGTGTACACGGTACAGAGCGATGGCTTCGATGGGCTGCCGGGCCAGCGTTTCGATCTGATCGTGTCCAACCCGCCGTATGTCGACCTCGAGGATTTCGCCTCCATGCCTGACGAGTACCAGCACGAGCCCGAGCTTGGCCTGGCCTGCGGTGACGATGGCCTCGACCTGGTCCGGCGTATGCTCGCCGAGGCCGCCGACCATCTCACCGATGATGGCCTGCTGGTGGTCGAGGTCGGCAATAGCCAGGTCCACGTCGAGGCGCTGTACCCGGAGGTCGATTTCACCTGGCTGGAATTCCAGCGCGGCGGTCATGGCGTGTTCCTGCTGGCGGCGCAGCAGTGCCGTGAACACCAGGCGCTGTTTCGCCAGCGGCTCGTTCCGACCGGGCGTTAA
- a CDS encoding alpha/beta hydrolase: protein MRLLVLICMLVLPLASQARSVLTEPVTLDTPSGRLFGTLVLPGDGRSPMPVALLVAGSGPTDRNGNSPFGRNDSLRKLAAALAKMGVASLRYDKRGVAASLDAGRDERTLSVEGYVDDLIAWSHRLQADQRLGPQIFIGHSEGALVASLAAAQVDPAALISIAGSGRPIDELLRQQLQGKLGPDLLANSSYLIDELKAGRTNEQVPEPLKVLFRPSVQPYLISLFRHDPATAMAATRCPTLIIQGSRDAQVSLADASALHAARPEAELAVIAGMNHVLRIVAPDSPAPLASYNEPQLPLAHELLVRIETFLLDTGLLPSSR from the coding sequence ATGCGCCTACTGGTACTGATCTGTATGTTGGTCCTGCCGCTTGCCAGCCAGGCGCGCAGCGTCCTGACCGAGCCCGTCACGCTCGACACACCGAGCGGCCGGCTGTTCGGCACGCTCGTGCTACCCGGCGACGGCCGTTCGCCCATGCCGGTCGCCCTGCTGGTCGCCGGTTCGGGGCCTACCGACCGCAACGGCAACAGTCCTTTTGGGCGCAATGACAGTCTGCGCAAGCTGGCCGCCGCGCTGGCGAAGATGGGTGTCGCCAGCCTGCGCTATGACAAGCGCGGCGTCGCCGCCAGCCTCGATGCAGGGCGCGACGAGCGAACGCTGAGCGTCGAGGGCTACGTTGATGACCTCATTGCCTGGAGCCACCGGCTACAAGCCGACCAACGCCTCGGTCCGCAGATTTTCATCGGCCACAGCGAAGGGGCACTGGTGGCCAGCCTGGCAGCCGCACAGGTCGACCCGGCAGCGCTGATCAGCATTGCCGGCAGCGGCCGACCGATCGACGAATTGCTGCGGCAGCAGCTGCAAGGCAAGCTGGGCCCGGACCTGCTCGCCAACAGCAGCTACCTGATCGACGAACTCAAGGCCGGGCGAACCAACGAGCAGGTTCCCGAGCCACTAAAGGTGCTGTTTCGTCCGAGCGTCCAGCCGTACCTGATATCGCTTTTTCGCCATGATCCCGCCACGGCTATGGCTGCAACCCGCTGCCCGACACTGATCATCCAGGGCAGCCGCGATGCCCAGGTCAGCCTGGCCGACGCCAGCGCCTTGCACGCCGCCAGGCCCGAGGCAGAGCTCGCCGTGATTGCCGGCATGAACCATGTACTGCGGATCGTCGCGCCAGACAGTCCTGCCCCGCTGGCGTCGTACAACGAGCCACAACTACCGCTGGCCCATGAACTGCTCGTTCGCATCGAGACCTTTCTGCTCGATACTGGCCTGCTGCCATCCTCCAGATAG
- the aroC gene encoding chorismate synthase: MSGNTYGKLFTVTTAGESHGPALVAIVDGCPPGLELSLQDLQRDLDRRKPGTSRHTTQRQEADEVEILSGVFEGRTTGCPIGLLIRNTDQKSKDYSAIKDLFRPAHADYTYHHKYGVRDYRGGGRSSARETAMRVAAGAIAKKYLASLGIQVRGYMSQLGPIEIPFKTWDSVEQNAFFCPDPDKVPELEAYMDQLRRDQDSVGAKITVVADGVMPGLGEPIFDRLDAELAHALMSINAVKGVEIGAGFACVAQRGTEHRDELTPEGFLSNHAGGILGGISSGQPIIAHLALKPTSSITTPGRSIDVHGNPVEVITKGRHDPCVGIRATPIAEAMMAIVLMDHLLRQRAQNAEVAVSTPVLGQR, from the coding sequence ATGTCCGGCAACACATACGGCAAGCTGTTCACCGTCACCACTGCTGGTGAAAGTCACGGCCCGGCGCTGGTCGCCATCGTCGACGGCTGCCCGCCGGGTTTGGAGCTGTCCCTGCAGGACCTGCAGCGAGACCTGGACCGGCGCAAGCCCGGCACCAGCCGCCACACCACCCAGCGCCAGGAAGCCGACGAGGTCGAGATCCTCTCTGGCGTTTTCGAAGGCAGGACGACTGGCTGCCCGATCGGCCTGTTGATCCGCAACACCGACCAGAAGTCCAAGGACTACTCGGCGATCAAGGACCTGTTCCGCCCGGCGCATGCCGACTACACCTACCATCACAAATATGGTGTCCGCGATTACCGTGGTGGTGGCCGCAGCTCGGCGCGTGAAACCGCCATGCGCGTGGCGGCTGGAGCGATTGCCAAGAAGTACCTGGCAAGCCTCGGCATTCAGGTGCGTGGCTACATGAGCCAGCTCGGCCCGATCGAGATCCCCTTCAAGACCTGGGACAGCGTCGAGCAAAACGCCTTTTTCTGCCCCGATCCGGACAAGGTGCCGGAGCTTGAGGCTTACATGGACCAGCTGCGCCGTGACCAGGATTCGGTGGGCGCGAAGATCACCGTGGTCGCCGACGGCGTGATGCCGGGCCTCGGCGAGCCCATCTTCGATCGGCTGGATGCCGAGCTGGCCCATGCGCTGATGAGCATCAACGCAGTCAAGGGCGTCGAGATCGGTGCCGGCTTCGCGTGCGTAGCCCAGCGCGGCACTGAGCACCGCGATGAGCTGACTCCGGAGGGATTCCTGTCCAACCATGCGGGCGGCATTCTCGGCGGTATCTCCAGTGGCCAGCCGATCATTGCCCATCTGGCGCTCAAGCCGACCTCCAGCATCACCACGCCCGGCCGCTCGATCGATGTGCACGGCAACCCTGTCGAAGTCATCACCAAGGGGCGGCATGACCCCTGTGTCGGTATTCGTGCGACGCCGATCGCCGAAGCGATGATGGCCATCGTGCTGATGGACCACCTGCTGCGCCAGCGCGCGCAGAATGCCGAAGTGGCGGTGTCCACGCCGGTGCTCGGGCAGCGATGA
- a CDS encoding MFS transporter — protein MTVPLPYWRLSGFYFFYFALLGATAPFLALYFDHLGFDAERIGELIAIPMLMRCVAPNLWGWLGDRSGRRLEIVRLGALCTLASFGLIFLDKSFAWLALVMALHAFFWHAVLPQFEVITLAHLHGQTARYSQVRLWGSIGFIVAVVGLGQAFERFSLDYYPHLVMLVMIGIVAGSAWVPNARPHGQDARTDTGGFLRQLLRPQVLAFYLAVGLMQLSHGPYYTFLSIHLETLGYARGTIGLLWALGVVAEILLFLAMARLLERFSLRRILLASFLLAALRWLLLGTLAEHIGVLLIAQLMHAATFGSFHAAAIHFVQRSFGQNQQGQGQALYASLAGVGGALGALYAGYSWNSLGATWTFLLASLAALVAAATIAFRLQEEQA, from the coding sequence ATGACGGTTCCGCTCCCATACTGGCGTTTGTCGGGCTTCTATTTCTTCTACTTCGCACTGCTCGGAGCGACGGCGCCGTTTCTCGCGCTCTATTTCGATCACCTGGGCTTCGACGCCGAACGTATCGGCGAGCTGATCGCGATACCGATGCTGATGCGCTGCGTGGCGCCCAACCTCTGGGGTTGGCTCGGCGACCGAAGCGGGCGCCGACTGGAGATCGTCCGCCTCGGGGCGCTCTGTACGCTGGCGTCCTTCGGCCTGATCTTTCTCGACAAGAGTTTTGCCTGGCTGGCACTGGTCATGGCCCTGCATGCCTTCTTCTGGCATGCCGTGCTGCCGCAGTTCGAGGTGATCACCCTGGCCCACCTGCACGGCCAGACAGCGCGCTACAGCCAGGTGCGCCTGTGGGGCAGCATCGGCTTCATCGTCGCCGTGGTTGGGCTGGGCCAGGCCTTCGAGCGCTTCAGCCTGGACTACTACCCGCACCTGGTCATGCTGGTGATGATCGGCATCGTCGCCGGCAGCGCCTGGGTGCCTAACGCCCGCCCGCATGGGCAGGACGCCAGAACCGACACGGGTGGCTTCCTGCGCCAGCTGCTACGGCCGCAGGTGCTGGCGTTCTACCTCGCGGTAGGGCTGATGCAGTTGTCGCACGGCCCGTATTACACCTTCCTCAGCATCCATCTGGAAACCCTGGGCTACGCGCGTGGCACCATCGGCCTGCTCTGGGCGCTTGGCGTGGTAGCGGAAATCCTGCTGTTCCTGGCAATGGCGCGTCTGCTCGAACGCTTCAGCCTGCGCCGGATTCTGCTCGCCAGCTTCCTGCTCGCGGCGTTGCGCTGGCTGCTGCTGGGGACCCTGGCCGAGCATATCGGCGTGCTGCTCATCGCCCAGCTGATGCACGCGGCGACTTTCGGCAGCTTCCATGCGGCCGCGATCCACTTCGTCCAGCGCAGCTTTGGCCAGAACCAGCAGGGCCAGGGACAGGCGCTGTACGCTTCGCTGGCCGGTGTCGGCGGTGCGCTGGGTGCGCTATACGCCGGCTATAGCTGGAACAGCCTGGGGGCGACCTGGACATTTCTGCTGGCCAGCCTGGCTGCACTGGTAGCGGCCGCTACCATTGCCTTTCGTTTGCAGGAGGAGCAGGCATGA